CTCGGGCATGAAGTGGCACACTGATCACCTTTTTCAAGCAGTTCACAGATGGTTCATTGGTTTCTGGGTGGTAATAGCATTGAAGATATATAGGATGATTTGTTGTTTTCTTCAAAATCTGCAGTATTGAAGAAAAATAGGATGATTCCACCATTAAGAAAAACATATTGTTGTTGCTCTGTGTAACTTGACTACCTTCTTTCAGTATAGTCTTATATCCATGAGAATCTGATATAGTTTACTTGACAATTTTCTTCCTGTAAGGTCTTAAATCCTTAAGAATTTAGTATTATTTATATTTAGTTCTATATACTGAATATTTTTTAGCTAACTTGACTTCCCAGGTCTGATATCGAGGCTGTACTAAAGTCAATACATGAAGCCTTATTTTCTCCACAATCTGATGATAATGACTTGAGTTCACAACACCAGGATATTCTAGAAGTGTTTATTAATGCAGCAATATTTTCGGAAAAAGTTGAAGGATTGGCCGGGGAAAGTATGTCTTTGGCAGATTTTAGAAGTTGGTGTAGCCTTCTCCCATCAGCAAGGAAGTTCCTTGCAAGTTTGTTGACACCACCTGATTCAGGTTTCCTATCTCCCTCCTTGATGCCATCTCCTCGACTCGCATCATAACTATTTGAAGCTTTTCTACTTGCTGACTTGTAGAATTATCTTTGTTGTCTCTATGATAACTACTTTATGATTGAtttttcaagttttcagtttttcTGCATTTTTCTGCTACCATTTTTTACACAATTGGTGGCCTATCTGTAGGCAGACCAGGCTACCAAGTTCCATGTCTACAACGTCCAGAAAATGAATAACTATTTGAAGCTTTTCTACTTGCTGACTTGGAGAATTATCTTTGTTGTCTCTGTGATAACTACTTTATGATTGATTTTTCTAGTTTTCAGTTTTTCTGCTACCATTTTTTACACAATTGGTGACCGACCTGTAGGCAGACCAGGCTACCAAGTTCCATGTCTACAACGTCCAGAAAATGAATAACTATTTGAAGCTTTTCTACTTGCTGACTTGTAGAATTATCTTTGTTGTCTCTGTGATAACTACTTTATGATTGAtttttcaagttttcagtttttcTGCTACCATTTTTTACACAATTGGTGACCTATCTGTAGGCAGACCAGGCTACCAAGTTCCATGTCTGCAGCATCCAGAAAATGTATCATCTGATATGCTACTCTTGTGGAAAGAATATGCTTGGCATATTGGAGGAGCTCTCTCGCAGAATGAGGTGGAAGAGTGGAAGCTTTTGTACCATAGTGCAGTTAATGGCCTCAGCTTCTCAACCTTTTTGGGCAATATATCGTGAGTATCTCTTTTGTTGGACTTCAATAGTCGGATCTGCTTGACCCAGAAATATGGGAATTTGGCACAAACAAAATGAAGTGAAAATATTATCTTCTGGGTTGTATATTATGTAAAGTGTAAACTATAACATACTTTAGGTGATTAGTTGGTTGAACCTAGTTGCCTTCTCAAATTCTCTATCATCCTATTCCATTTGGTATTTATAGCTTGGTCATCATGGTTTGTGTGTTACTAGTTAACTGGGTATGGTTCTGTGCACTGCAGAAATGGAGATGGACCGACTGTGTTGATTATCAAAGATACTGAAGGTTATGTGTATGGAGGATATGCTTCTCAACCATGGGAAAGGCAAAGTGatttttatggtgatatgaaatcCTTTCTCTTCCAGTTGTACCCAAAAGCTTCCATTTTTCGTCCAACAGGAGCAAATAATAATTTGCAATGGGTAAGGTTAATAGAAGGATCTGTGAAGATTTACTGtatatgaaaatttcttcatgTAAATTACCAATAGTCATGGCAAGGGATAGACATGGTTTACATGCCTCTCTTGCTAGTTATTTTTCTTATGTTAGTGCAATGTTGTCCTTCTTACATTATGCTATTGTGGGAATCTGTCAACCAATGTTCTGAAAATCCCATCTGCATGGTAATTTTGACAGATGAGATATTGTTGGATTGCATGAAATGACCTATCACATGCAATCATGATGTTCTGCATTCTCATTTTGCTAAATTAAACCTGTTCTACCCTCCAATGAAGATTTCTTGCCATCATGTTCATTTTGAGCCTTTCATCTTCTTTAGCTTCTGTGCAGCAGGAAATACGTGACACCTGAATTTTGAGATTGGCTTTTGTTCTCTGggcaatttcttttctttcttttgcatATACAATCACTTAGTATGATTAGCCATCATCCACTGCCAATATTTGGTTCCAACAATCTTTAGTTAAACACAGGATAATAACTGACACCTGATTTCTTGTTGTGGCAGTGTGCTGTGAACTTTAGCTCAGATAGCATCCCAAACGGCATAGGCTTTGGAGGACGTGCAAATCACTTTGGTCTTTTTCTATCTGCAAATTTTGATCAGGGCCACACCTTTTCCTGCACAACTTTCAACAGTCCTTGCCTATCGAAGACAAGTAAGATACATCCAGAAACAATCGAGTGTTGGGGAGTCCTAGCAAAAGGGCCACAGAATGGAAAGCCTGAGGTATTGAAAGGTACGGTTCTCGAGAGGTTTAAGGAGGATCGAAACATGCTTAAGATGGTAGGCCTGGCAAACTCGAGCGACTGAACATTCAGAGTGATAATTTATCAAGGTAATAACAACTAGAGAAATGGCTTCTTTACAAGATTATTTTCCCCTTCATGCTATGTTACATACAAGAGCACAGTCTCTCCCTTGAATGACTCTCTTATCTGTCTGCTGTCGCGTTGCTGGTTTTATCTAAGTTCATTTCTCATCGTTAGATATTACACATGGATTGGGGACGGTTTCTGTTGTGCTCGAACAATTATAAGTCTCAGAAGATGACTATAGAGAGCCTCATGTATATGGACAGTATGGTAAAATGTAAATGGTGAATGTTACATGCAAGCCATATTATATTTGTGGATATTGACATTCTCAAACTTCAACCTCCCGTAATTTTGTCCAGTAGGTAACCAGTAGCCATCACTTTCCTGGTAGCTTGGACTGTATAATTGTTGAACAGTTGTTCTATCATCTTCCTCAAGTTACCGTCGAGTAACTCCTGGCCACTTGAATTCTCGGGCGACAGAAGCATTATCTGATGCACTTGGTTCATTGTTTAAGATGCCACACTCCAATTCCTAGCTGTGTTACCATGCATAAAATTCCACCTTATGTAAGTGTGGCCAGCTCATAGCCTGCTACGTCCAAAATAGTGGCAGTGAGTAGTGGCTATCAGAATcatcaagagtttgatttcaaTTGATTTCCTGCTGAAAGAAACATGAATCAATCTTGCCACTGTGGTTGCAAGGTGTGCAAGTCTCACCGTCCTGCTCTACTGTCGACTACTGCTGCTAACAGAGCTCGTCAGGTGCACCCAATGATTGGAGTCTCTCACTCTCTTGAAAAGGCGTGGCCAAGTTCGACCGACCATGTCGTTGTTTTAGTGCCCTTCTGCAACATGCCAAGCTCTTTCTCGCTTTCCTCACTGGAGTTGAGACTCGACTTGTTCTTCCATCATTTGGTCCCCCCATTGTCCTGAGTCCTTGTTCCACTAGTTTTACAGCCTGATGCCAGTGAGCATTCTGGCTTccagaaaggaaaaaagaagagagagagagagatagttgAAAGTCCCTACGAGGTCTTAGTTCATGACCCTTGAGTTATAATATTACTAATCCTTGTCCGCTGGTTCCCTGACAGAAGAAAACAATCAGATTCCTTACAGCTCCATGAATTCTGCAGTGGATACATGGCGTGACCCAGAAGCTGTTGGTGTTTGAGCACATTCCCATGTGTTTTCTTATCTCCTTGTTCAGATAACCCCACGACACATGCAGCAAGGATTAGATATTGTAGCATTACTGCATGCTAATTGAAAGATACCCACTCATTTATGTATGTGCACATGCAAAAAGAGAGTTGGGGATCTGTGGATATCAAATGCAAGCGAGGTGGGCGTACCCATGGTCTACAGGTGTCCCATCCATATGGTCATGGAGAAGAAGAGGCAGGTGGGTTTTGCATGATGGGGAACTGGAGGAGGAGAGGGTGCAGAGTACATTGCACACAACAGCAGGGGAGATGAACGGTTGGAAAGTGGCAGGTGTTGGACTaatcttatcttcttcttcttctccatcttcATCCCTGAGAGTCCTAATTCCCTTCCATCAAGTACATGTAGTTGGTCCCCATCAAGCTAAAACCCACATGATAAAATAGCTTCACTGTCCTGCTTTTTGTAGATGGAGATCAAGGAAGTGGCAATGCCTAACAAAATACTTGTTTGAGCTCAGTAGATGGAAACTCTAATATTGACCACAATTCTGATTAGAGCTGCATTCTGACCCAGTACACAAGCAGTCGGTTCTGAACGTTGGTATTCTCAATGGTCAAGTTTAGGCAATCCATCTTTAATGTTATGGTGGAGTTCAACCTACTCTCTCGGTCATACATTCCGGCGATGAGAGTCCTCCAGGTCCCTGCTGAGGTGACTACAGAGAAAGGATTCGACCTGACTCCTTGGATCGACGCGGAGGAATAATCATCTGAAGATTATTGAGCGACTCGGGATGTATTCCAGGTAAAAGAAAACAACCCCGGTTGCCAGGAGTCGTCGATAGACAACACTCCACGTGGAATATAATTGCTTGGGGCTCACACTGGATGGCTGTGATGATGACACAAGCGCAGCACTGGCTTCTGCATACCACCAGCTGACCATTCCTCATCAACAATCCATGGATGTTCTGATCGATCAACCAGGCGTCTCCCTTACATCTGTAGCCAGATGTTGCTGCGTCGGAAGTTATTCTTCGCGGGCTATAAATGCATGGTATTATCACTCGGACACCTTCAGCACCACCAACCGTCCACGGCCCCCGCCATCTCTCTCCCCTCTTCTTTGTCGTCGCTTCCAGACTTGAGCCACTACCAAACACATATGGCACAACATCACCCACAAGCTTGGTCTTGGATAGATCTGCACCACCATTATCAGCATCTCTACCAAGCAGAGGAGGAGGAATCAATGGTTGAGAGAGAAAACATGTTTGAAAAGCCCCTAACCCCTAGCGATGTAGGCAAGCTCAACAGGCTGGTCATCCCAAAGCAGCACGCCGAGAAGTACTTCCCCCTCGGCCGCGACTCAGGCGAGAAAGGCCTTCTGCTGAGCTTCGAGGACGAATCAGGCAAGGCATGGCAGTTCCGGTATTCTTACTGGACCAGTAGCCAGAGCTACGTGCTGACCAAAGGGTGGAGCCGCTTTGTCAAGGAGAAGAGGTTAGATGCAGGCGATGTCGTGCTCTTTGGACGTCCACGGTTCGGGGGAGACCGTCTCTTCATCGGGTGCAGACATCGGTGGGCAAACGAGAGCCCGCCACCGGCTCACGCCATGGCCGTGGCCACTGCTGCAGGGCCACGGCGGGCAGTGTGCCACCCTGATCCTTGCTCCTGTCCAACGAGCACCTCATGCTTCAGCTCGGTGCAGGAGGACTGTCTTCTTCTTCGTGCAGGTAATCCTTTGGGAACATTACAGCATACGGTCTCGTATCAAGCTACTGAATCGAATGATAAAGGATTCTTGAAGTTGAGTCCATTTACAGGCGATCAGAGGGATGAAGCAGTGCAGAGTGAGGCAGTGGCACCTGCTAACTCGAAGCGATTCAGACTCTTCGGCGTGGATTTGGACTATCGGCCGGCGCCTGAGCCGGAGCCTTCGATCCCAATCTCATGGTTTTAGGCCACAGCGCATGCCAGTCCAAGCCGACAAATTCTTCCAGCTCGGTTGCTGCAAAGACTCGACTCACAAGGTTGCCTAAATCGAGAAAATAGGATAAAAGGAGGAAGGCCACGTTCACAAGGTTAGATTCACTTGTGAGTTCCCAGCATAAGACACGAGAACAACAAAAGTTAGGAGAAGAGGAGGGGACAAGAAATCCCCGGTTTTCCGTTTAAATTTCCTTCGAAAAATGCACTGCGCAGGGTCTGACGAATGGGTGAAGTTTCAGGAAACGTCAGCATGGCACTGTGACTCTCTCGTTAAGTGTGTTGTTCTTCAGGAAAGGACTCCAGAAATCACTGGCaccttcctctttttagttttttCTGAAGTGAACAGGAATCGAGTACAGTGTACAGTGTACACTCGACCATCTTTAACTAGGCAATAAACTGATCGATGTGTTGGCACAGATGCGTTCTCCTCTTCATTCCAAAGCGACAGCTTTACATGTATGCCTGTAGTCAATGTTAGAACTGAATCATTGAGAGGTGAATCCATTGACAACGCATATGGTAGTTGGTGAAGTAAAATTTTTATAGTCTTGTTGACTAAGATCACGAGGACTGAAATAAAGTGATCGGTTAGATTCATCTACCCACCTCAAACCCTAAATCCCAAACCCGATGTATGAATTACCTCACAAAGACgagatgataatataataaataataataaaaaagtctCGGGTTAATAAAATCTAAGAAGATTTGACTCTCAGAGCTCCATTGTAGAGGTACTGAGTGAACTAAATCACatctaaaatctaaaatattGTTCTTGATGGTATCTAAGATCTACGTAAGTGGCCAAAATCTCATTCAATGAAGACCGGAGCTAACTTAACtgattaaaaatttgattatttGATAGTAAGATACAAGGATCGAGTCCACCTtattatcactcactgttggtataaagaaaaagaaaaaaacaaagctAACAAAGTTACACAAAAGTGCACCCAAACTATTGTACGATTGATACGAGGGATTGAAAACATGCTTAAGAGAGAGAATAGTTATATATTAATAAAACTTGGATTGACAAAATTGATTTGTGAGCTAAACCTAATAAATATATAACTGGCATTGGGTCTATTCAGTCTTACTAATATGAAACTATTCTCTTAATCCTCTATTCTTcttcataattaataaaaatcctaATTAGGTTCGTTTAaacttaaaaccgaccataatatttcataaaacaagaataagaaaaaaaataacgtAGACATAAATCTTTGTTGCTGAACTTTTAATTGTTTCATTTTTCTCCTTAAATCAATTTTTACTAGTATGTGTCaaatcctttatatatatatatatatatatatatatatatatatatatatatatatatatatatatatatatatatatatatatatatatatcttttaaacATAAATGAGATCATGTCAAACGAATATGGAGTAATTATTATATGACTCAGCTTTCTGTGTCCGATCATATAGCGTTGAGTTAATCCTCTTATTACTATCACTTTTGTCTGTCTCATAGGTTTTGGCCTTACATGAGATGACGATGACTTAATGAGATCAGCATGTGATGGGGCAGAGGTGATTGACGCGTTGGCTACCATTCACATCTCATAGTTTCGTATCAGATGAGATGGACTTGACATATTTCGGGTGCCTAATCATTTTTGTTGGGCATTTCACTATTTTGTTACTCACATTTGAGGTATATTCTGTTTCTGATCATTTGCTTTTATTTGGTGCAATGCCTTACCTTGTAATATATAAACTATGGTAATTCTTTACATCATGCCCTAATCCAACTTGACGTTGGTGGGTCACGGTTGCTCTTTCGGATTGTAAATGACCTAATTTCGTTAGTAAATGAATATAGTTTaggaatatttttcttgattcaatAATGATTTAGTTAATACATGTCATGAGTACGATGATGTGGCTAATACATTAATATCACATGATCCATGCATTAGTCTCATGACAACATGATTGATACCTCAACTTATACAATTGATAGGTCGATGTCATATGACTGACACCTTAACTCTAGATTATTGATATATTAGAATCCACATGATTGATATTGTAATATTATGTGATTGATACATTAGAACCATATAAATCCTAGTAACAATTACGCTCAAGACCAACACTTCATGTTCTCATGAGCAGTACATCGTATAAAGATAATGATTCTAAAAATTTACTATAAAAAGAGATTCTATATGTATAtccatgacataaaaaaattaaaatatattcattTGACTTGTTAATTTATGCATCTAAAGGGTATTGTGAAGAGTGTCTCGAGTTTTATATGATTCAAACTTTATTAAAAATGTTTAACTTAGATCGGCTCGAGAAAGAAATAGGTTATATCCTAATCAACTTCTACATCAAATAACTAAAAATTGACTTAACAGCATTATAATTAGGTTGATTGCTAGCTTTCCTTTAGATTGTCACAAGTGAgtttggccaataactccattttagtCCTGAccaataattatattttgatccttcaaccatggaccaaaatgcttaagcggtcaatcatacatattgcccAATTCAATTAACTTGACCCAGACCCTAACATAGACTCTATTTTGATCCTTTAACCACGGACAAAAATGTTTAAACAAGAATTaacataatacactcatcagacccatataagtcaatcatatATATTGTCCATTTCCGAGATAAGACTAATAGAATATTACAAagatagtcttctaatatatatatataattctttgaaaatggatatcatccTTTTTTTACTTATTGATTGTTTTATTGTCAGTCTTTGTTATAATGGACCAGGACCGGTTTCTAGTTTTAGGGTTGTGATGCAATTAACTAATAGCTAGATTCAATTAATTCCATGGCTTTCTCCATCAAAATTGAACACGAAAACATGTGTTCGAATCGAATAGATATGACGATTTGTCAGTTCTAAATTAAACTTAAATAGGATCTAAACGATTCCATTAcgataatttttaaatcagaaaagatagttcttgattttattttttttattttaatattgtaTGTTTTGGTTCTAATTCTAAAATCAACCTTATacgatttaatttttatttttacatttaagAATCGGAATCAGATCGACTAAAGATTCAGTTGATAAGTTGCTAAATAATTATCATACAAATTAATGAAATAAATATCCGTATGGATTAAACGAACGGCACATCCGTGATTTCTGCCG
The window above is part of the Musa acuminata AAA Group cultivar baxijiao chromosome BXJ2-6, Cavendish_Baxijiao_AAA, whole genome shotgun sequence genome. Proteins encoded here:
- the LOC103988124 gene encoding uncharacterized protein LOC103988124, with the translated sequence MALNGSVEESGLGNSRNQAGREWERKGKRKQGEAIMGNAQSPSPDPPLDAASLAFSKQELEDLRSLFVSLAAQSGSNCKFISEPVFQAYFRVPGPLGARMFQLAARKRNDGMLTFEDLVVTKATYEKGARDEIEEFIYQLCDVTGDSILGRSDIEAVLKSIHEALFSPQSDDNDLSSQHQDILEVFINAAIFSEKVEGLAGESMSLADFRSWCSLLPSARKFLASLLTPPDSGRPGYQVPCLQHPENVSSDMLLLWKEYAWHIGGALSQNEVEEWKLLYHSAVNGLSFSTFLGNISNGDGPTVLIIKDTEGYVYGGYASQPWERQSDFYGDMKSFLFQLYPKASIFRPTGANNNLQWCAVNFSSDSIPNGIGFGGRANHFGLFLSANFDQGHTFSCTTFNSPCLSKTSKIHPETIECWGVLAKGPQNGKPEVLKGTVLERFKEDRNMLKMVGLANSSD
- the LOC103988125 gene encoding B3 domain-containing protein Os11g0156000 isoform X1; this encodes MLLRRKLFFAGYKCMVLSLGHLQHHQPSTAPAISLPSSLSSLPDLSHYQTHMAQHHPQAWSWIDLHHHYQHLYQAEEEESMVERENMFEKPLTPSDVGKLNRLVIPKQHAEKYFPLGRDSGEKGLLLSFEDESGKAWQFRYSYWTSSQSYVLTKGWSRFVKEKRLDAGDVVLFGRPRFGGDRLFIGCRHRWANESPPPAHAMAVATAAGPRRAVCHPDPCSCPTSTSCFSSVQEDCLLLRAGDQRDEAVQSEAVAPANSKRFRLFGVDLDYRPAPEPEPSIPISWF
- the LOC103988125 gene encoding B3 domain-containing protein Os11g0156000 isoform X2, with the protein product MLLRRKLFFAGYKCMVLSLGHLQHHQPSTAPAISLPSSLSSLPDLSHYQTHMAQHHPQAWSWIDLHHHYQHLYQAEEEESMVERENMFEKPLTPSDVGKLNRLVIPKQHAEKYFPLGRDSGEKGLLLSFEDESGKAWQFRYSYWTSSQSYVLTKGWSRFVKEKRLDAGDVVLFGRPRFGGDRLFIGCRHRWANESPPPAHAMAVATAAGPRRAVCHPDPCSCPTSTSCFSSVQEDCLLLRAVESIYRRSEG